Genomic window (Sinorhizobium sojae CCBAU 05684):
GCAAAGAGCCGAGATCACGTCATTCTCGGAACTGCTTGTCAGCGATACGGCGCAGAACCTCATGCGTGTCTTCTTCCTGCGCGAAAAGCTGAAGGACTCCGCCAAGGGTGCAAGCGCAATTCGGCACGTCCACGTTATCGGAGCGGGCGCGATGGGTGGCGATATTGCGGCGTGGTGCGCGGCGCGGGGGCTGAGGGTCACGCTCGCCGACCTCGACCACGAGACCATCGCCAAGGCGATCGGCCGCGCCGCGGAGTTCTACGACAAGAAGCTTCATTCGAGCATTGAGCGGCGCGACGCCCTCGACCGTCTGATGCCCGACTTCGAGGGGACGGGTGTCGCCAAGGCGGACCTCGTCATCGAGGCGGTCGTCGAGAAGACGGACGTCAAACGCAAACTGTTCGACGAGATCGCGCCGAAAATAAAGGAAGACGCCATCCTCGCCACAAACACGTCGAGCATACCGCTCGAGGTGCTGCGCGAGGGCCTGGCCTTTCCGGATCGCCTGGTCGGGCTGCATTTCTTCAACCCGGTCGCCAAGATGGAGCTCGTCGAGGTCGTCGCTCACGATAAGGCAGGCCAGGCAACACTCGATCGGGCGCTCCGCTTCTGCGGGACTATCGACCGTTTGCCCGCCGCGGTGAAGAGCGCGCCCGGCTTTCTCGTCAACCGTTGCCTGACGGCATATCTCACTGAGGCTTTCGTCATGGTCGACGAGGGAACGTCCAAGGAGATCATCGACCGGGCAGCGGAGGATTTCGGAATGCCGATGGGACCGATAGCGCTCGCCGACCGCATCGGCCTCGATATCGGTCTCGATGTCGTCCGCATGCTCAAGGACAAGCTCGACGACCCCATCCCCGATATTCCAGCCTGGCTCGAAGCGAAGGTTCAAAACGGCGAAACCGGCCGAAAGGCGGGTAAGGGGCTGTACGTCTATGACAACAGGGGCAAGCCGAAAAAGACGTCCGACGTACCGGCACCCGGCCAGGAGATGACGGACCGTCTCCTCCTGCCCATGCTCAACACCTGTGTACGCTGCCTGCGGGAAGGTATCGTCGAGGATGAAGAGACGCTCGACGGCGCGATGATCTTCGCGACCGGTTTTGCGCCGTTCCGCGGCGGACCGATGCACTATGCACGCAGCCGCGGTGCGGCGGACATCGTTGGGACGCTTAAGCACCTCCAACAGCGGCATGGGTCCCGGTTTGCCCCAGACGAGGGCTGGGAGGCACTAGGCGAAGAGCCGTGAGCGGCAAGCCAGAACAGCATCAGCGAGCCGAAAGCATCGCCGAGCGCATCATCGAGCGCCTTGATGGGCATATCGTGCTCGGGCTTCCGCTCGGACTTGGCAAAGCCAATCTCGTCGCCAATGCATTATTCGAGCGGGCGGTCAAGGATAGGGCGATCGATGTCGAGATATTCACGGCGCTGACGTTGGAAAAACCTTCCTGGTCGAGCGACATGGAACGTCGCTTCATCGAGCCGTTGCTAGAACGGCTATATGCGGGCAGTCCGGACCTCGCTTACGCCAAGGCGCTGCGTGACGGAAAGCTGCCGGAAAACGTCCGCGTGAGCGAGTTCTTTTTCGTCGCCGGTCGTTGGCTTGGGGCCGAGGTCGCACAGCAAAACTACATCTCGGCAAATTACACCCATGTCGGCCGCTACCTCATCGACCGCGGCATCAACGCGATCGCGCAACTCGTGGCAAAGCGCGGCGACGCCGGGGACGCCGAGTACAGCCTATCCTGCAATGCCGACATCACGCTCGATATTCTGCCGAAGATGAAGGCGCGGCGGGAACCGTTTCTGCTCGTGGGCGAAGTCAGCTCGCAGTTGCCTTTCATGCCGGGCGAGGCGGTGCTGCCGGCCGGCGAATTCGATCTCATCCTGGACGGACCCGATCGGGACCGGCCGCTCTTCGTCGTGCCGAGGGAACCGGTATCGTTGGCCGATCACGCCATCGGCATTCATGCTGCAAGCCTGGTGAAGGATGGAGGAACGATGCAGATCGGCATCGGCTCCCTCGGCGACGCGCTGACCGCCGGTCTGATCCTGCGGCAGCGGCGGCCCGAGCTTTTCGCCGACGCGCTGCATCGCCTCTCTCCAAACGGGGCTGCAAAGCGGGAGACCGGAGCCTTCGAGACCGGCCTCTACGCCGCCAGCGAAATGTTCGTCGACGGCTTCATGGATCTGTACCGGGCGGGCATTCTCAAGCGCCGCGCCTCCGATGGGGCGATCCTCCATTCCGGCTTCTTTGTCGGGGGTACCGCGTTCCACCGATTTCTCCGCGACCTGTCGGAGGAGGAACGCGCACTTTTCCAGATGCGGGGCATTTCCTTCGTCAATGAAATTTACGGCGACGCGGAGCAAAAACGAGCCGATCGAACGAATGCGCGTTTCGTCAACAATGCGATGATGGTGACGCTCATGGGAGCAACCGTTTCGGACGCGCTCGCGGACGGGCGCGTCGTCTCAGGTGTCGGCGGGCAATACAATTTCGCCGCCCAGGCCTTCGCCCTCGAAGGCGGGCGTTCCATTATCACGCTTAAGGCGATACGCCGGTCGCGCGGGCGCCGTGAATCGCGCCTCGTCTGGTCCTACGGCCACACGACGCTCCCGCGCCACCTGCGCGACATGGTCGTGACCGAATACGGCGTTGCCGATCTGCGCGGCAAATCCGATCGTGACTGCATCGCCGCGATGCTGGCGATCACCGATTCGGCCTTCCAGGACGAACTGCTCGGAATGGCGAAAAGCGCCGGCAAGATCGAGAAGGATTTTACCATCCCGCCGGCGTGCCGCCACAATACGCCCGCCCGCATAGCCGATGCGCTACTACCGCTGCGCAAGCAAGGCTGGTGCGCCCCGTTTCCGTTCGATACGGAATTTTCCGAGGAGGAGCAGCACCTGGTTCCGGCGCTGCGACATCTGAAACAGACGATCGCCTCGAAGCGGTTGCTCGCGCACGCGGTTCTTGCGTCTTTGACCGAAGGTCAGCCCGACCGGGCGGAGTTTGCAGCACTCGAAAGAATGCAGCTTGCGGCCCCAGCGACTCTCCGCGAAAAGCTCTATGCAAAGCTGCTTCTCTGGACGCTTAGGCGCTGTCCATCGGCGGCCTCTCACTGAGCGGCATCGGAACCTGCGGGGCGATTATCGCGCATCGTCTTCTTTCTTCGATGCTGTGCGGCGATCGGTGAGATCTCCTCCATGGGAAATGCGTCGACTGCTATTACGCGGTCCGCCGCCGCCTTGGCTTCGGCGAGTTGCGCCAATTCCGCCTCGCTGATGACATCCTTGGCGCGGGCCTCTTCCAGGTCACGGACATGCATGTCGCGCATCTTCTTTTCGATGGGTGCCGCTGCGGTGACGTACCTGAAAGCCCGCTCGAGATCCTTCAGCGGATGCTCCGCGTGTCCTTCACCCAGGTAGATGTCTGGCGTCAGCCGGTCGCGCTGGGGCGAATCCTTCATCAGCGTTTCGGCCACCGTGCTCGTCAGCTCGTCGGATGGCGTCGGAGCGGATACACCAGCGGGGAAGGCGACCAGCCTAACGAGGAAAGCGGCCCCGCGCGATGGCAGATTGTCGAGCACGCCGGCAAAGGCGGCCGCAATGCGACCCTGCCCCTGGCGCATCACATAGTCGACGATCGGTCGGTCTTCCTCGTGTCGCCCCTCTGTCTCGAAACGTTTCAGAGCTGCGCCGAGCAGGTAGAGTTCCGAGAGTATGTCGCCCAGCCTGGCTGAGATCATTTCCTTGCGCTTGAGCGCGCCGCCCAGCGACAGCAGCGAAAGATCCGCAAGCAGTGCGAAGGACGCGGCATGTCGCGAGAGCTGCTTCCAGTAGCCGGGCATCGCCGCTCCGTCCGGAGCCGGCCCTATACGCCCGCCCGACCAGCCGCGAACGAAGGCGTGCCAAAGCGCGGCAAATATATGCCCGAAATGGCGCCAGACCACCTTGTCGAATGCGTCCAGACCCTTGGCCTCGTCCTCATCCGACAGTGCCAGTATTTCCTTCAGCATGTAGGGATGCGAGCGCACCGCGCCCTGACCGAAGATAATAAGGTTGCGCGTGAGAATATTCGCGCCCTCGACCGTGATGCCGATCGGCGCCGACCTGAATTGGCTGCCAAGATAGTTCCTCGGACCGTCGATGATCGCCTTGCCGCCGTGGATGTCCATCGCCTTCCGGACGGATTCGCGCATCCGCTCGGTGGCATGGAATTTCATGATGGCCGAGATCACCGACGGCCTGTGTTCCTCGTCGAGAGCGGCGATGGTGAGCCGCCTTGCAGCGTCGATCTGGTAGATGTTTGCGGCGAGGTCGGCGAGCGGCTGCCGGATACCCTCGAACATTCCGATCGGCACGTCGAACTGGGTTCTGAGCCGCGCATAGGCGCCGGTGGCGCGTGCGCATATGGCCGCCGCCGCCGCCGATTGCGCCGGCAGCGAAATGCCGCGGCCGGCCGCGAGCGCCGTCATCAGCATTTTCCAGCCTTTACCGATCTGCTTCTCGCCGCCCAAGATCAGGTCGAGCGGCAAGAACACGTCCTCGCCGTATAACGGACCGTTCTGGAAATGGGTGAATTGCGGAATGTGCCGCTCGCCATGCGCGACGCCTGGCGTCGACGTCGGCAACAACGCGACCGTGATGCCGAGCTTCTTACCGCGGCCGAGATGATTTTCCGGGTCGTACATCTTGAAGGCGAGCCCCGCCACGGTGGCGATGGGGCCGAGCGTGATATATCGCTTGTGGAAGTTGAGCCTGACGCCCAGAACCTTTTCGCCCTCCCATTCGCCGTATTCGACGACGCCGGTGTCGGTCATCGCCGCCGCATCCGAGCCGGCCTCAGGCGAGGTCAGGGCGAAACAGGGGATCTCGCGTCCGTCGGCGAGCCTGGGCAACCAGTAATCGCGCTGTTCGTCGGTGCCGAAATGCATGAGCAATTCGCTGGGGCCGAGCGAGTTCGGCACCATCACCGTCACGCCGGCCACGACGCTGCAGGAGGAGACGGTGCGGACGACCTCCGAATGCGCGGTATTTGAAAAGCCGAGGCCGCCATATTTTTTTGGGATGATCAGGCCGAAGAACCTATTCTCGCGCAGGAAGTCCCAGACCTCGGCCGGCAGATCGCGATGCTCCCAGTTGATTTTCCAGTCGTCGGCCATGGCGCAGAGCTCGCGCACCGGCCCGTTCAGAAATCCCTGTTCCTCTGGAGACAGCTTCGCGGGCGGCATGGCCAGAAGCTTGCTCCAGTCGGGATTCCCAGTGAAGAGCTCGCCGTCCCACCATACCGTGCCCGCCTCGATCGCATCCCGTTCGGTCTCCGAGATCGGCGGCATTATGCGTGAGGCCCACTTGAAGACCGGCCGGGTTATCATGTCGCGTCGCAATGTGCGCAAGGTCATGGCAATCGCCTTCCGTTCCCTATCACCCTTAGCTGGAATGCCGCGTCGTGACGTTCAGTTCCAGCCGACCGGCGGACAACCGTGTTGCAGGCCCCTCGTGTGTTCTATAATATAGTCCCCTATGCTATTTAATGCTGAGGATAGCCTTACCGTGTCTCATACCATCCGCGACAAAGAGAAGCTGATCGCCCGGGTTCGCCGCCTCAAGGGCCAGATCGAGGGGATCGAACGCGCCCTTGAGGCCGAGAAGTCCTGTGGCGAAATCCTGCGCCAGCTTGCCTCCGTTCGCGGCGCGATGAGCGGCCTCACGGCGGAAGTGATGGAGGGGCAACTCCGGGAGCACGTGCTTCACGCCGAGACCGAGACTGACCGCCAGCGGGGCGGAGAAGAACTGATCGAAATCATCCGGACCTACATGAAATGAGCCGGTGGGCCGGCGGGAGTTACATCGCATGTCCGCAATCGACATCTCTGCCTATACCCATGGGCACAACTTCCTTGGGAGCAATCATCAGCGGAACGAGCGACGTGTCTGGCTGGTTATTGCCCTGACGGCCTCGATGATGGTGATCGAAATCGCCGCCGGCACGATCTATGGCTCGATGGCGCTCGTTGCTGATGGCTGGCACATGTCCACCCATGCCGGGGCGATGATGATCACGGCACTGACCTATCTTTATGCCCGCCGCCACGTCGGAGATCCCCGTTTCACCTTCGGAACCGGCAAGCTCGGCGATCTAGGGGGCTTTGCCAGCGCCATCGTCCTTGCCCTCATTGCGGTGCTCATCGGCTGGGAGAGCCTGATGCGGCTGGCCAGCCCGGTGGAGATCAGTTTCGAGCAGGCCATCGCCGTCGCTGTGATCGGGCTAGCGGTCAATCTCATCTGCGCCTGGCTACTCAAGGACGATCGCTCTCACCATCATCATGGGCATGGACACGGGCATAACCGCGCTAGCGGCGCACATGATCACGACCACCAGAGCCACGCCCAGGACAACAATCTTCGCGCTGCCTATCTGCATGTCCTGGCCGATGCGCTGACCTCCATCCTCGCCATCGTGGCGCTGCTGGCCGGGCGCAGTTATGGCTGGCACTGGGCCGATCCGGTCATGGGCATCGTGGGCGCCATGGTGATTGCCCGCTGGTCCTGGGGTCTGATTCTTGATTCCGGTGCCGTCCTGCTGGACAGGACCCCTGATGACGAAGATCTGCCGGGAGAAATCCGCCAGGCTCTCGAAAACGAAAACGATCGGATCGCCGACCTTCATGTCTGGCAGGTCGGGCCGGGCCACCATGCAACCATTATCTCTTTGGTGTCGAGCAAACCCAAGGAGCCGTCAGATTACAAGACTCGCCTCGCGCAGATACATGCGCTCTCCCACGTCACTATCGAGGTAGAGCGGGTGAATGCGCTTCCTTGAGGGGCGCCATGATGGGCTGAAAGTTGTTCGATGGCGGCAACAGGGTATGCTGTTTGCGGACGGAGGCGCGAGCATAGGTGAGAAACTATGTCCGTCCTATTTCCGAGAGTGTAGCTCCCGCAAACGGCGACCGGTCGATTGCAACAGCTCAAACCCCTCGAACCGCATGGCGTGGTAGGTGGCGACATCTCCGCCTTTCGGTGTGTAAATGTCGCCAATGGCGGACATGCCTGCCATTGCTGCTTGGAGGTTCGGATGCAGGCCGCTTGCCACGGCGCCAAGCATGGCCGCGCCCAGGAGCACGGGCTCATCCGTAGCCGGAGCTGCCACCCTGAGACCCGTAGCATCTGCCAGGAGCTGCCTGACGATGGGGCTTCGACCCGCGCCGCCGCTGACGACGATGGTATCGATAGTGACACCCTTTGCCTGTTGGGCCTCGACGATCTGCCGCAATCCGCAGCCGAGCCCGCAAACGCCGGCCACGTAGAGCCGAACGAGCGAGTCGATGGATCGGTCCATGCTCAGGCCGGCAATGAGCGCCTTTGCCTCCGGATCGGCAAATGGCGCCCGGTTGCCGAGGAATTCGGGGACGACGTGCAGTCCGTCGGCGAGGATTGCCAGGTCCGGTTCGCCGGCGGCCATCGCGGAGGCCCGGGCGGCGAGCCATTCTGCGAGACCCATTCCGGCGGCCTCAGCCAGCCGCGCCGCTTCCGCAGAGGCCGGATGCAGCGACAGGAGATGATCGATCGCAGCGCCAGCCGCCGACTGGCCCGCCTCGTTCAACCACAGACCGGGTACCATGGCGGAATAGTAGGGCCCCCAGACGCCCGGCACGAAGGCAGGTGCCTCCGTGGAGGTCATGGTGCAGGCGGATGTGCCGAAGACATAGGCCATCCGCGTCGTCGCCGACCCACTGTCTGTTTCGCCCTTCCAGCCGACGGTTCCGACACCGCCCGCGTGGGCATCGATCAGACCCGCCGCGACAGGCACGCCGACCGGCAGTCCGAGCTCGGAAGCGGCCCGCGGCGTCAGGCCCGACCCCAATGCCGTTCCGGCATCGACCACATGGCTGCCAATACGCGCAAAATTGTCGGCCGCGAGCTCGGAAAGGCCGATGGTCCGGAAGTAGCTTTCATCCCACCGCCGCTCGTGGCCCAGGTAGGTCCATTTGCAGGTCACCGTGCAAATCGACCGTTCAAGGCAGTCCGTGGCCCGCCAAGTGAGGAAATCCGTGAGATCGAAAAAGTGCTCCGCAGCGTAGAACGTCTCGGGTCGGTTTTCCTTGAGCCAGAGCAGTTTCGGCGTCTCCATCTCCGGAGAGATGCGGTTTCCGACATAGCGCAGAACATCATGGCCGGTGGCGTTGATCCGGTCAGCCTGCCCGAGCGCGCGGTGGTCCATCCAGACGATAATATTGCGTTCGGGATGGCACGGATCGCCGACGGGCAACGATTTTCCCTCGGCACCGACAACCACCAGCGAGCATGTGGCATCCATGCCGATGCCGGCAATGGCGCTCGGGTCGATGCCTGATTTGCTGATGGCGCGACGCACACTGGCGCATACGGCCTGCCAGATATCTTCCGAGGATTGCTCGTAAAGGTCCGGCCCCTCGCTGAAGAGGGCAATGTCCTGTCTGGCAGCGGCAAGCAGCCTGCCGGTGCTTTCAAACACCCCGGCCCGAGCGCTGCCGGTCCCAACATCAATCCCGATCAGATAATGGTCCATTGCCTTAAAGGTCCACGGTCAAGGGCAGGATTACGAGGTCACGGACGGTCACCGTGCGCGGGCGGCTGAGCATGAAGAGGACCGCGTCAGCGACCTCCTTCGGTTGCATCAGACTGCCGTTGGCAAGCGCTTCCTCCATCTTAGCCTTAGGCCAATCGTCCAGCAGAGCCGTCACCACTGGACCGGGCGCAACGGCTCCGACGCGGATGCCATGCGGGGCGACCTGGCGCCGGAGCGTATGGACGAAGGCCTGCACAGCGAATTTCGAGGCGGTGTAGATCGGCTCCCAGACGACCGGGACGATCCCGGCTATGGAACTGGTCAGGATGATGTCGCCGCTCTTCTGCTCAACCATGTGCGGTAGCACTGCGCGAACGGAGCGGAAAGCCGCATTGATGTTGAGATTGAGCATACGGTCCCAGGCATCCGGATCGCCTGTCGCAACCTCGCCGCCGACATAGGCGCCGGCATTGGCGTGGAAAATGTCGAGGCTACCGGCCTTTTCCAGGATCTGTTCGGCCATGCCGTCGACCGCCCGTGGATCCATGAGGTCTATAACCAGGGGGATCGCCCTCGGCCCGAGTTCGGTGCAGAGTTGCATAAGCCGCTCTTCCGCCCGGTCGATCAACACGACCTTTGCATCCGCGGCGATGAGCGAACGGGCGCATTCCAAGCCGATGCCGGAGGCGGCGCCCGTGATGGCCGCGACCTTGCCTTTCAGTTCGTCCTTCATGTTGGAGATCCTTGTTCGTTCTTCTCGCTTAGGCACGGCCGTGGGAGACGCGGCTTTGCCGGGCGAGGCTGTCGACGATGACGGCGATGGCGAGAACCGCGCCGGTGATCATGTAACGCAGCGACGACGATAGATTCAGGAGCGTCAAGCCGTTTGCGATGGACTGTATGACAATGATGCCGAGCAGTGCCGACCAGGCCGAGCCGCGGCCGCCGAAAAGACTGGTGCCGCCGATGACGGCTGCCGCAATGGCGTTCAGGTTCACATCGCCCGTGCCCGCCTGCTGGCTTGCCGAAGCAAGGCGCGCGGCGGAGAGGACACCACCAAGGGCGGCAAAGAACGAGCAGAGCATGAAGGCACTCAGATAGATCCGCGTCACGTTGATGCCGGAGCGTCGTGCC
Coding sequences:
- a CDS encoding 3-hydroxyacyl-CoA dehydrogenase NAD-binding domain-containing protein, which encodes MMPTDNAAVWEMLAPRNIEFGPGSALKEFTHWRLSKGPDDIAWLVLDRANESANTLSEAVIAELDAALAEMEGIGAKGLVIRSAKEGGFIAGADIRDFKDVSEVREVEKRLRWAHGIIDRLAALAIPTVAVIHGYCYGGGLEVALACKYRIALSDAKLGFPEIRLGLHPGLGGTFRLTALIDPIEAMTMMLTGKTVHAKKAKAIGLVDAVVEERHVESAVRAAVAGKMKTDRGSWKSGVLGLAPARQLAARRFRAEAERRAPKQHYPAPYRLIDLWKEHGGDARAMQRAEITSFSELLVSDTAQNLMRVFFLREKLKDSAKGASAIRHVHVIGAGAMGGDIAAWCAARGLRVTLADLDHETIAKAIGRAAEFYDKKLHSSIERRDALDRLMPDFEGTGVAKADLVIEAVVEKTDVKRKLFDEIAPKIKEDAILATNTSSIPLEVLREGLAFPDRLVGLHFFNPVAKMELVEVVAHDKAGQATLDRALRFCGTIDRLPAAVKSAPGFLVNRCLTAYLTEAFVMVDEGTSKEIIDRAAEDFGMPMGPIALADRIGLDIGLDVVRMLKDKLDDPIPDIPAWLEAKVQNGETGRKAGKGLYVYDNRGKPKKTSDVPAPGQEMTDRLLLPMLNTCVRCLREGIVEDEETLDGAMIFATGFAPFRGGPMHYARSRGAADIVGTLKHLQQRHGSRFAPDEGWEALGEEP
- a CDS encoding acetyl-CoA hydrolase/transferase C-terminal domain-containing protein; this translates as MSGKPEQHQRAESIAERIIERLDGHIVLGLPLGLGKANLVANALFERAVKDRAIDVEIFTALTLEKPSWSSDMERRFIEPLLERLYAGSPDLAYAKALRDGKLPENVRVSEFFFVAGRWLGAEVAQQNYISANYTHVGRYLIDRGINAIAQLVAKRGDAGDAEYSLSCNADITLDILPKMKARREPFLLVGEVSSQLPFMPGEAVLPAGEFDLILDGPDRDRPLFVVPREPVSLADHAIGIHAASLVKDGGTMQIGIGSLGDALTAGLILRQRRPELFADALHRLSPNGAAKRETGAFETGLYAASEMFVDGFMDLYRAGILKRRASDGAILHSGFFVGGTAFHRFLRDLSEEERALFQMRGISFVNEIYGDAEQKRADRTNARFVNNAMMVTLMGATVSDALADGRVVSGVGGQYNFAAQAFALEGGRSIITLKAIRRSRGRRESRLVWSYGHTTLPRHLRDMVVTEYGVADLRGKSDRDCIAAMLAITDSAFQDELLGMAKSAGKIEKDFTIPPACRHNTPARIADALLPLRKQGWCAPFPFDTEFSEEEQHLVPALRHLKQTIASKRLLAHAVLASLTEGQPDRAEFAALERMQLAAPATLREKLYAKLLLWTLRRCPSAASH
- a CDS encoding acyl-CoA dehydrogenase; protein product: MTLRTLRRDMITRPVFKWASRIMPPISETERDAIEAGTVWWDGELFTGNPDWSKLLAMPPAKLSPEEQGFLNGPVRELCAMADDWKINWEHRDLPAEVWDFLRENRFFGLIIPKKYGGLGFSNTAHSEVVRTVSSCSVVAGVTVMVPNSLGPSELLMHFGTDEQRDYWLPRLADGREIPCFALTSPEAGSDAAAMTDTGVVEYGEWEGEKVLGVRLNFHKRYITLGPIATVAGLAFKMYDPENHLGRGKKLGITVALLPTSTPGVAHGERHIPQFTHFQNGPLYGEDVFLPLDLILGGEKQIGKGWKMLMTALAAGRGISLPAQSAAAAAICARATGAYARLRTQFDVPIGMFEGIRQPLADLAANIYQIDAARRLTIAALDEEHRPSVISAIMKFHATERMRESVRKAMDIHGGKAIIDGPRNYLGSQFRSAPIGITVEGANILTRNLIIFGQGAVRSHPYMLKEILALSDEDEAKGLDAFDKVVWRHFGHIFAALWHAFVRGWSGGRIGPAPDGAAMPGYWKQLSRHAASFALLADLSLLSLGGALKRKEMISARLGDILSELYLLGAALKRFETEGRHEEDRPIVDYVMRQGQGRIAAAFAGVLDNLPSRGAAFLVRLVAFPAGVSAPTPSDELTSTVAETLMKDSPQRDRLTPDIYLGEGHAEHPLKDLERAFRYVTAAAPIEKKMRDMHVRDLEEARAKDVISEAELAQLAEAKAAADRVIAVDAFPMEEISPIAAQHRRKKTMRDNRPAGSDAAQ
- a CDS encoding metal/formaldehyde-sensitive transcriptional repressor: MSHTIRDKEKLIARVRRLKGQIEGIERALEAEKSCGEILRQLASVRGAMSGLTAEVMEGQLREHVLHAETETDRQRGGEELIEIIRTYMK
- the dmeF gene encoding CDF family Co(II)/Ni(II) efflux transporter DmeF; protein product: MSAIDISAYTHGHNFLGSNHQRNERRVWLVIALTASMMVIEIAAGTIYGSMALVADGWHMSTHAGAMMITALTYLYARRHVGDPRFTFGTGKLGDLGGFASAIVLALIAVLIGWESLMRLASPVEISFEQAIAVAVIGLAVNLICAWLLKDDRSHHHHGHGHGHNRASGAHDHDHQSHAQDNNLRAAYLHVLADALTSILAIVALLAGRSYGWHWADPVMGIVGAMVIARWSWGLILDSGAVLLDRTPDDEDLPGEIRQALENENDRIADLHVWQVGPGHHATIISLVSSKPKEPSDYKTRLAQIHALSHVTIEVERVNALP
- a CDS encoding FGGY-family carbohydrate kinase, coding for MDHYLIGIDVGTGSARAGVFESTGRLLAAARQDIALFSEGPDLYEQSSEDIWQAVCASVRRAISKSGIDPSAIAGIGMDATCSLVVVGAEGKSLPVGDPCHPERNIIVWMDHRALGQADRINATGHDVLRYVGNRISPEMETPKLLWLKENRPETFYAAEHFFDLTDFLTWRATDCLERSICTVTCKWTYLGHERRWDESYFRTIGLSELAADNFARIGSHVVDAGTALGSGLTPRAASELGLPVGVPVAAGLIDAHAGGVGTVGWKGETDSGSATTRMAYVFGTSACTMTSTEAPAFVPGVWGPYYSAMVPGLWLNEAGQSAAGAAIDHLLSLHPASAEAARLAEAAGMGLAEWLAARASAMAAGEPDLAILADGLHVVPEFLGNRAPFADPEAKALIAGLSMDRSIDSLVRLYVAGVCGLGCGLRQIVEAQQAKGVTIDTIVVSGGAGRSPIVRQLLADATGLRVAAPATDEPVLLGAAMLGAVASGLHPNLQAAMAGMSAIGDIYTPKGGDVATYHAMRFEGFELLQSTGRRLRELHSRK
- a CDS encoding SDR family oxidoreductase; translation: MKDELKGKVAAITGAASGIGLECARSLIAADAKVVLIDRAEERLMQLCTELGPRAIPLVIDLMDPRAVDGMAEQILEKAGSLDIFHANAGAYVGGEVATGDPDAWDRMLNLNINAAFRSVRAVLPHMVEQKSGDIILTSSIAGIVPVVWEPIYTASKFAVQAFVHTLRRQVAPHGIRVGAVAPGPVVTALLDDWPKAKMEEALANGSLMQPKEVADAVLFMLSRPRTVTVRDLVILPLTVDL